A DNA window from Armatimonadota bacterium contains the following coding sequences:
- a CDS encoding aminopeptidase, with protein sequence MSELRNAAETLLLKCMGAHAGESVLVVDDVRSNVVSIALIDAAAALGLEAIRMTMPPRERSGQEPPEAVAMAMHGADIVLIPTTWSLSHTRARTAACTAGARVASMPGITEAMFARTLTADYERVAERSRSVAAILNAGNNVQISSPLGTNLSFSIAGRSGTPDTGLYHTPGDFGNLPAGEAYLAPVEGTAEGTLVVDASMAGLGVLASPVTFTFSKGKVVAVEGEGAQQLRDNWAAAGKGADCVAELGVGTNDRAIITGKVLEDEKVLGTVHIALGNNAHFGGTCDVPYHADGVFTKPTLTVDGTIVIENGVPKF encoded by the coding sequence GTGAGCGAATTGAGAAACGCGGCGGAAACACTGCTCTTGAAATGCATGGGCGCGCATGCCGGCGAAAGCGTACTGGTGGTTGATGACGTTCGCAGTAACGTCGTCTCCATTGCGCTGATCGACGCCGCGGCCGCCCTGGGCCTTGAGGCGATCCGTATGACGATGCCGCCGCGCGAGAGAAGCGGCCAGGAACCGCCGGAAGCCGTGGCGATGGCGATGCATGGCGCGGATATTGTGCTGATCCCGACAACGTGGTCACTCTCCCATACCCGCGCCCGTACCGCGGCATGCACGGCCGGCGCCCGCGTCGCCAGCATGCCGGGGATCACGGAGGCGATGTTCGCCCGTACGCTGACTGCCGATTACGAGCGGGTCGCCGAGCGCAGCCGGTCCGTGGCCGCCATCCTCAATGCCGGGAACAACGTTCAGATTTCCTCACCGCTGGGAACGAACCTCTCATTCAGCATCGCCGGCCGGTCCGGGACGCCGGACACGGGACTGTATCACACGCCGGGCGATTTCGGGAATCTGCCGGCCGGTGAAGCGTACCTGGCGCCGGTCGAGGGCACGGCCGAGGGCACGCTGGTGGTGGACGCCTCGATGGCCGGCCTCGGCGTTCTGGCCTCCCCGGTAACGTTCACCTTCTCAAAGGGGAAGGTGGTGGCCGTCGAGGGCGAGGGCGCCCAACAGTTGCGAGACAACTGGGCGGCCGCCGGCAAGGGCGCCGACTGCGTCGCCGAGCTGGGTGTGGGAACCAATGATCGGGCCATCATAACAGGCAAGGTTCTCGAAGACGAAAAGGTGTTGGGCACTGTGCATATCGCATTGGGCAACAACGCCCATTTCGGCGGCACCTGCGATGTCCCTTACCACGCGGACGGCGTCTTTACGAAGCCGACCCTGACCGTAGACGGGACCATCGTCATCGAAAACGGGGTTCCAAAGTTCTGA
- a CDS encoding CpsB/CapC family capsule biosynthesis tyrosine phosphatase — protein MPRRTPATPNPMVDLHTHVMFGWDDGAGTIEDSVAMARLASDNGTRIMAATPHLVWSGVTVDPQTIRDRVAQLNERIAQEGIDIRIVVGCEVPALWDHFNLIKHKKVLTLGEGSALLFEVPSHQHPLRFADLIFQVRMTGLTPLMAHPERSTPFLQNHDLFRATIDESIPVQITAGSLLGAYGKSVGGFAWEIVRQERPIVIASDGHGVEHRRPRLGSAHAMLAGELGEEAADLMCRGNPAALLEGNPIQIARISRKAPPEGSRGLAGRIRRALRRD, from the coding sequence GTGCCGCGCCGGACACCCGCCACTCCAAACCCTATGGTCGATCTGCACACACACGTGATGTTCGGTTGGGACGATGGCGCCGGGACGATCGAAGACTCGGTCGCGATGGCGCGCCTAGCGTCCGACAACGGGACGAGGATCATGGCCGCAACCCCACACCTCGTCTGGTCCGGTGTGACGGTCGATCCGCAGACTATCCGCGACCGGGTTGCGCAACTGAACGAGAGGATCGCCCAGGAGGGGATCGATATTCGTATCGTGGTGGGGTGCGAGGTCCCGGCGCTGTGGGACCATTTCAACCTCATCAAGCACAAGAAGGTTCTTACGCTGGGCGAGGGGAGCGCGCTGCTTTTCGAAGTACCGTCTCACCAGCACCCCCTTCGATTTGCCGATCTGATTTTCCAGGTCCGGATGACCGGCCTTACACCGCTGATGGCGCATCCGGAACGGTCCACGCCATTCCTTCAGAATCACGATCTATTCCGCGCTACCATTGATGAAAGCATACCGGTGCAGATTACGGCCGGCAGCCTGCTCGGCGCATACGGAAAGAGCGTGGGAGGTTTTGCGTGGGAGATCGTCAGGCAGGAGCGCCCTATCGTGATCGCGTCAGACGGGCATGGAGTGGAACATCGGCGCCCTCGCCTGGGTTCGGCCCATGCGATGCTGGCGGGCGAACTGGGCGAAGAGGCGGCTGATCTCATGTGCCGGGGCAATCCGGCGGCCCTGCTGGAGGGCAATCCGATTCAGATCGCTCGAATTTCGCGGAAAGCGCCGCCCGAGGGGTCGAGGGGTCTGGCGGGGAGGATCCGCCGCGCGCTCAGGCGTGACTAG
- a CDS encoding HIT domain-containing protein: MNCVFCKIAAGEIPVDEVYRDADVVAFRDLNPQAPVHILIIPTRHVASAAEASEDVLGALMAAAAQIAGEHIDGNGYRIVTNIGPDGGQSVDHLHLHVLGGRKMGWPPG, encoded by the coding sequence ATGAACTGTGTTTTCTGCAAGATTGCCGCAGGCGAGATACCCGTGGACGAAGTGTATCGCGACGCGGACGTGGTGGCGTTCCGTGACCTGAACCCGCAGGCGCCGGTCCATATCCTGATCATCCCCACTCGGCACGTGGCCAGCGCCGCCGAAGCGTCTGAGGATGTGCTGGGCGCTCTGATGGCCGCGGCGGCCCAGATTGCGGGGGAGCACATCGACGGGAACGGCTACCGCATCGTCACAAACATCGGCCCGGACGGAGGGCAGAGCGTGGATCATCTGCACCTTCACGTGCTGGGGGGACGCAAGATGGGATGGCCCCCCGGTTAG
- a CDS encoding FkbM family methyltransferase yields the protein MKSAIKRMVPKPLRNAAWRFLDGFPNPYTFRPRRFALSVVYAKRKWMGELEIEMHPYFLEKWVRPDKVALDIGANIGCYSYALSKICRNVEAFEPNPLVAEVLQSHGAHNIRVHIVGLSSSEGFAELHIPIVNGIPRYGCGSLSQVFGASEERFTVPVKRLDDFGFTDISFVKIDVEGHEAEVLKGGEATLRRWMPALLIEIEQRHMACPVTEVFSIPLGWGYKGFYLDEGQEHPISEFSVAQHQTPFSPTDPRYINNFLFRV from the coding sequence ATGAAATCAGCAATCAAGCGAATGGTTCCCAAACCCCTTCGCAACGCCGCGTGGCGTTTCCTCGACGGTTTCCCGAATCCGTACACCTTCCGCCCTCGGCGATTCGCCCTCTCGGTCGTCTATGCCAAGCGAAAATGGATGGGTGAGCTCGAGATCGAGATGCACCCCTACTTTCTGGAGAAGTGGGTCCGACCGGACAAGGTGGCGTTGGATATCGGAGCGAATATCGGATGCTATTCATACGCCTTGTCGAAGATATGCCGGAACGTTGAGGCGTTTGAGCCCAATCCGCTCGTTGCGGAGGTACTGCAATCGCACGGCGCCCACAATATCCGCGTCCATATCGTGGGTCTGTCCAGCTCGGAAGGGTTTGCCGAGCTCCATATCCCCATTGTAAATGGGATCCCGCGATACGGGTGTGGCAGCCTTTCACAGGTATTCGGCGCATCGGAAGAGCGCTTCACAGTTCCGGTGAAGCGACTGGATGACTTCGGGTTTACCGATATCTCCTTCGTCAAGATCGACGTGGAGGGGCACGAGGCCGAAGTGCTGAAGGGCGGCGAAGCAACCCTTCGCCGGTGGATGCCCGCGCTCCTCATAGAGATTGAGCAGCGACACATGGCTTGCCCGGTGACCGAAGTCTTCAGCATCCCATTGGGTTGGGGCTATAAGGGCTTCTACCTCGACGAGGGCCAGGAGCACCCCATCTCGGAGTTTTCCGTGGCGCAACACCAAACCCCGTTCTCACCGACCGACCCTCGCTACATCAACAACTTTCTCTTCCGCGTATAG
- a CDS encoding adenylosuccinate synthase — MPTIVVVGMQWGDEAKGKIVDVMSRRADVCARYNGGPNAGHKIVFDGQTYVHHVVPSGVHNPNTLCLICDGVVIDPKELTDEIAGLEKRGVALTNLKISQAAHVIMPYHKMLERALESRNDGGKIGTTLRGIGPCYADKASRWSAIRVGDLIHPDLFRQRLSPILKHYNEMLQCLFGYEPLDLVSLLEEYSGYANTIAPYVTDTAMLLQDAVEAGRLAVFEGGQGTMLDIDMGTYPYVSSSHPIAAGACLGTGIGPRDISVVMGVVKAYTSRVGEGPFPTELSGDMAVHLREKGREYGSTTGRPRRVGWLDGPCLEFAARANSVSAITLQSLDVLSDFPSVKIGRGYRINGKEYTRLPADRTLLNHAEPIFEEFEPWTGDITGAKCVEDLPAQCRAYIAAVEKIVRVPVAVASVGPGRDQTIWTEAGKKIVGV; from the coding sequence ATGCCGACGATTGTGGTAGTGGGTATGCAATGGGGCGATGAAGCCAAGGGCAAGATCGTGGACGTAATGAGCCGCCGCGCGGACGTATGCGCGCGTTACAACGGCGGCCCGAACGCGGGGCATAAGATCGTTTTCGACGGACAGACGTACGTTCATCACGTTGTCCCGTCCGGGGTCCATAACCCGAACACACTCTGCCTCATCTGCGACGGAGTGGTGATCGATCCCAAGGAATTGACGGACGAAATCGCCGGCCTGGAAAAGCGTGGGGTCGCATTGACCAATCTGAAGATCTCGCAGGCGGCGCACGTAATCATGCCGTATCACAAGATGCTGGAGCGGGCCCTGGAATCCAGGAATGACGGCGGCAAGATCGGCACAACTCTACGCGGCATTGGTCCCTGTTACGCGGACAAGGCTTCGCGGTGGAGCGCGATCCGGGTTGGTGATCTGATCCACCCGGACCTCTTCCGACAGCGCCTGTCTCCGATCCTCAAGCACTATAACGAGATGCTGCAGTGCCTGTTCGGCTACGAACCGCTTGACCTGGTTTCGTTGCTTGAGGAGTACAGCGGATACGCGAATACGATCGCCCCGTACGTCACCGACACCGCCATGCTGCTGCAGGACGCCGTGGAAGCCGGGCGCCTCGCAGTGTTTGAGGGCGGGCAGGGGACGATGCTGGATATCGACATGGGAACATACCCCTATGTTTCGTCCTCCCATCCGATTGCCGCAGGCGCCTGTCTCGGCACCGGCATCGGCCCGCGCGACATCAGTGTTGTGATGGGCGTCGTCAAGGCTTACACGAGCCGGGTTGGCGAAGGGCCTTTCCCCACGGAGCTAAGCGGCGATATGGCCGTGCATTTGCGCGAGAAGGGTCGCGAGTACGGCAGCACGACCGGCCGACCGCGCCGCGTGGGTTGGCTCGACGGGCCGTGCCTTGAGTTCGCCGCCCGCGCCAACAGCGTATCCGCTATCACCCTCCAGAGCCTGGATGTACTGAGCGATTTCCCCTCGGTCAAGATCGGCCGCGGCTACCGCATCAACGGCAAGGAATACACGCGTCTGCCCGCCGACCGTACCCTCCTGAACCACGCGGAACCGATCTTCGAGGAGTTCGAGCCATGGACCGGCGACATCACCGGCGCCAAGTGCGTCGAGGATCTGCCGGCGCAGTGCCGCGCCTACATCGCGGCGGTCGAGAAGATCGTGCGCGTCCCGGTTGCCGTCGCCAGCGTCGGCCCCGGCCGGGACCAGACCATCTGGACTGAAGCCGGCAAGAAGATCGTCGGAGTTTGA
- a CDS encoding prepilin-type N-terminal cleavage/methylation domain-containing protein produces the protein MPKRNRDPIVGGFTLIELLVVIAIIAILAAILFPVFARARSRALSTACLSNTNQIGRALMMYADDNEEQVMWNWWDWHRPLDSYVKSGDVFGCPASRAPKPYRKTFAAGAFPRVSSSYPAGDYWTNQAGYPYIWGHYTLNVEFLENFGDSSQSYIPSSHRISKWKTPSGVILVAECQDFVKTPRSDSSAPYIEPEGTTWTEVWNELASRHNGGCNCVFGDGHSAWKNHDWFLTQEGKHAICPAREFLTPTQPF, from the coding sequence ATGCCGAAGCGGAACCGTGATCCAATCGTCGGCGGATTCACCTTGATCGAGCTTCTCGTCGTAATTGCGATCATCGCAATCCTGGCCGCCATCCTCTTTCCCGTCTTTGCCAGAGCGCGTTCGAGGGCGCTGTCAACGGCGTGTCTCAGCAACACGAATCAGATCGGGCGGGCGCTGATGATGTACGCCGACGACAACGAAGAGCAGGTGATGTGGAACTGGTGGGATTGGCACCGCCCCCTGGACAGCTACGTCAAGAGCGGCGACGTCTTTGGATGCCCAGCGTCCCGGGCGCCGAAACCGTACAGGAAGACTTTCGCGGCCGGCGCCTTCCCCCGCGTCAGCAGCTCGTACCCGGCCGGAGATTACTGGACCAACCAGGCGGGATACCCTTACATCTGGGGGCACTACACTCTGAACGTCGAGTTTCTGGAGAACTTCGGGGACAGCAGCCAGTCCTATATCCCGTCTTCCCACCGGATCTCGAAGTGGAAGACCCCTTCCGGCGTGATCCTGGTCGCCGAGTGTCAGGATTTCGTAAAGACCCCCAGGAGCGACTCCAGCGCCCCGTACATCGAGCCTGAGGGTACCACTTGGACCGAAGTCTGGAACGAGCTGGCCTCACGCCATAACGGTGGCTGCAACTGCGTCTTTGGCGACGGCCATTCCGCCTGGAAGAACCACGACTGGTTTCTCACGCAGGAAGGCAAGCACGCGATCTGCCCCGCAAGGGAGTTCCTGACCCCGACGCAGCCATTCTGA
- a CDS encoding carbohydrate ABC transporter permease has product MRVKVTGIAARYAFLSVVCLAFLGPFFWMVSTSLKSDAQTFSFPPIWFPTPPVWGNYSRATQAFPFLHYTANTLFLCVTTMIGVVISCSLPAYGFARLEWKGRDLLFVVMLATLMLPGQATMLPVFLIFRWLHWTGTFKPLIVPAFFGSAFSIFLLRQFFLTIPKELSDAARIDGCSELGILARVILPLARPALATVALFSFMGTWTDYLGPLVYLHDERQYTLALGLTAFLGRHGADWSALMAAATLVTIPPVLLFLFAQKTFIEGVAVTGLNA; this is encoded by the coding sequence ATGCGTGTAAAGGTGACAGGAATCGCGGCCCGATACGCGTTTCTATCCGTCGTGTGTTTGGCGTTCCTGGGACCATTTTTCTGGATGGTCAGTACGTCGCTGAAATCGGACGCGCAGACGTTTTCATTCCCGCCGATCTGGTTTCCGACGCCGCCGGTATGGGGAAACTACTCGCGCGCCACGCAGGCCTTCCCGTTTCTACACTACACCGCCAACACCCTGTTCCTGTGCGTCACCACGATGATCGGCGTCGTGATCTCCTGCTCGCTCCCGGCGTACGGATTCGCCCGGCTGGAGTGGAAGGGGCGCGATCTGCTGTTTGTGGTGATGCTGGCAACGCTGATGCTGCCCGGGCAGGCAACCATGCTCCCTGTGTTCCTCATCTTCCGCTGGCTCCACTGGACCGGCACGTTCAAGCCGCTCATCGTCCCGGCATTTTTCGGAAGCGCCTTCAGCATCTTCCTGCTCCGGCAGTTCTTCCTCACCATCCCGAAGGAACTCAGCGACGCCGCGCGCATCGACGGCTGCTCGGAACTCGGGATCCTGGCACGCGTGATCCTGCCGCTGGCGAGGCCGGCGCTCGCCACGGTAGCGCTCTTTTCCTTTATGGGAACGTGGACCGACTACCTTGGGCCCCTCGTCTACCTGCACGATGAACGGCAATACACGCTGGCGCTCGGACTGACCGCGTTTCTGGGCAGACACGGCGCGGACTGGAGCGCCCTGATGGCCGCCGCCACGCTGGTGACCATTCCGCCCGTCCTGTTGTTCCTCTTCGCCCAGAAGACGTTCATCGAGGGCGTGGCGGTCACGGGTTTAAACGCCTGA
- a CDS encoding four helix bundle protein, giving the protein MSDVSWTSVDDMEMFRSLERLIDRIWTNVLRWGPLPRDTVGKQLVRAADSIGANLCEGDARFHHKDNLNYCYISRASLRETSYWLRRAEARNLMSNEDSLQMREELDSTRRWINSLITERRKWLTEVREEQANYDA; this is encoded by the coding sequence ATGAGCGATGTCTCTTGGACGAGCGTGGACGACATGGAGATGTTTCGATCTCTTGAACGCCTCATCGACCGGATCTGGACCAACGTGCTACGATGGGGTCCGCTTCCACGCGATACGGTTGGTAAGCAACTTGTCCGCGCGGCGGATTCTATTGGGGCGAATCTCTGTGAAGGGGACGCGCGATTCCATCACAAAGACAATCTGAACTACTGCTATATCTCCCGAGCGTCCCTAAGGGAAACGTCCTATTGGCTCCGAAGGGCCGAAGCGCGTAACTTGATGAGCAATGAGGACTCGCTGCAGATGCGGGAGGAACTTGATTCTACCAGACGCTGGATTAACTCTCTGATCACAGAACGGCGAAAATGGCTGACTGAGGTGCGCGAAGAGCAGGCAAACTATGATGCGTAA
- a CDS encoding sugar ABC transporter permease translates to MQSATPQASNRIISPTARRAARRRLLMGLAFVSPWLLGFLIFTLYPVIASFRYSLTDFPVLHPPRYVGFENYRQLLTGDEYFWRYAVFNTVFMFLELPLGIGMGLALATLLNQRLKGMAAFRAMLYLPSVVPAVASAMLWMWIFNPQYGLANSVLAAGHIHKLNWLVDPRWSKPSLIIMDVWSVGGGMIITLAALQGVPKHLYEAATLDGASALGRFRHVTIPMISPVLFFQLIMGVIGTFQYFTNAQVMTKGGPQMSTTYYAYYLFNNAFVYFKMGYACAMAWILFAITLSLSLLVMWSGKKWVHYG, encoded by the coding sequence ATGCAATCAGCGACCCCGCAAGCCTCCAACCGGATCATCAGCCCCACTGCGCGCAGGGCAGCCCGCAGACGCCTGCTGATGGGCCTCGCATTCGTCAGCCCGTGGCTGCTCGGATTCCTCATTTTCACTCTCTACCCTGTCATCGCATCGTTCAGGTACAGCCTCACGGATTTCCCCGTCCTCCATCCCCCGCGCTACGTAGGCTTTGAGAACTATCGCCAGCTGCTGACTGGCGACGAGTATTTCTGGCGCTACGCCGTTTTCAACACGGTATTCATGTTTCTTGAGCTGCCTTTGGGGATCGGCATGGGGCTCGCGCTGGCAACACTGCTGAATCAAAGGTTGAAAGGCATGGCCGCGTTCCGCGCGATGCTATATCTGCCCAGCGTCGTCCCCGCCGTGGCCTCCGCCATGCTGTGGATGTGGATCTTCAACCCGCAATACGGGCTGGCAAATTCCGTTTTGGCCGCGGGCCACATTCACAAACTCAACTGGCTCGTTGACCCGCGGTGGTCGAAACCCTCGCTCATCATCATGGACGTGTGGAGCGTTGGCGGGGGGATGATCATCACCCTGGCGGCGCTTCAGGGGGTGCCCAAGCACCTCTACGAAGCCGCTACGCTCGACGGCGCTTCCGCGCTCGGCCGCTTCCGCCACGTCACCATCCCGATGATCTCCCCGGTGTTGTTTTTCCAGTTGATTATGGGCGTTATCGGGACGTTCCAGTATTTCACCAACGCCCAGGTTATGACCAAGGGCGGCCCTCAGATGTCCACCACGTATTACGCCTACTACCTGTTCAACAACGCGTTCGTCTACTTCAAGATGGGCTACGCGTGCGCCATGGCCTGGATCCTGTTCGCCATCACCCTGTCGCTGAGCCTCTTGGTTATGTGGAGCGGCAAGAAATGGGTGCACTACGGATGA
- the folE gene encoding GTP cyclohydrolase I FolE, which produces MTETFPRMPLTAEDDDGNELECELCWARRNPREDGADLYRSLIERIGEDPTREGLIKTPERAWKAFEFLTEGYLQDVRTVLNKAVFHEDYDDLVLVRDIEFYSLCEHHLLPFMGKAHVAYLPQGKVIGLSKIARLVNMFSRRLQVQERLTQEIGLALEEAIQPAGVAVVLEAQHMCMMIRGVQKQSSSMVTSYLSGCFRDDPKSRAEVLDFIRK; this is translated from the coding sequence ATGACAGAAACTTTCCCCAGGATGCCCCTGACAGCGGAGGACGACGACGGTAACGAGCTGGAGTGCGAGCTTTGCTGGGCGCGCCGCAACCCGCGTGAGGACGGCGCTGATCTCTATCGCAGCCTCATCGAACGGATTGGTGAGGACCCAACCCGTGAGGGCCTCATCAAGACACCCGAACGTGCGTGGAAGGCATTCGAATTCCTCACCGAGGGTTACCTGCAGGACGTTCGAACGGTCCTCAATAAGGCCGTGTTCCACGAGGACTACGACGACCTCGTCCTCGTCCGCGACATCGAGTTCTACAGCCTTTGCGAACACCATTTGCTTCCGTTCATGGGGAAGGCCCACGTAGCATACCTTCCGCAGGGCAAGGTGATCGGGCTCAGCAAGATTGCCCGGCTTGTGAATATGTTCTCGCGCCGTTTGCAGGTGCAGGAGCGCCTTACCCAGGAGATCGGACTGGCGCTGGAGGAAGCGATCCAGCCGGCGGGCGTCGCGGTGGTGCTGGAGGCGCAGCACATGTGCATGATGATCCGGGGCGTCCAGAAGCAAAGCAGCAGCATGGTCACCAGCTACCTCAGCGGCTGCTTCCGCGACGATCCGAAGAGCCGCGCCGAGGTTCTGGACTTCATCCGCAAGTGA
- a CDS encoding deoxyribodipyrimidine photo-lyase yields the protein MQAAQRADDNPALNEAIRRANALGAPVVVFFALDPAYPSANARHYAFMLDGLRETEAILDSSGIPFILRRVLPEEGISVLARELNALEVVADIGALRHQRAWREKVSATLTVPFMQVTTNTVLPAHAFGRLAATAGILRPFVHRHLPDVVWEHPRPAINTPIHDLNVPRIRLAKHTTDELLRLLGCDRSVPRVATAHGGSSPATAALNTFITERLPRYASDRHRAETSRLSAYLHFGQIAPHAIARAVMQADSPQDAKHAFLEQLLVRRELAHNFCWYSDTYDRFDGCPEWGKASLLAHAEDPRPVVYTREQLESADTHDEFWNTVQRQMVETGFMHGYTRMVWAKKILEWSETPEDAHATAVYLNDRYQLDGRDPNGYTGIAWSIGGRHDRPWPQRPIFGAIRYMSTESARRKLGFSTAF from the coding sequence ATGCAGGCAGCACAGCGAGCGGACGATAACCCGGCCCTGAACGAAGCGATCCGGCGCGCCAACGCCCTTGGCGCGCCGGTCGTTGTCTTCTTCGCCCTCGATCCGGCGTATCCCTCGGCCAATGCGCGCCACTATGCCTTCATGCTGGACGGCCTTCGCGAAACCGAGGCCATCCTGGACAGCTCCGGAATACCGTTTATCCTCCGGCGCGTCTTACCCGAAGAAGGGATTTCGGTGCTGGCGCGGGAACTGAATGCGCTCGAGGTAGTCGCCGACATTGGGGCTCTGAGGCATCAGCGGGCGTGGCGCGAGAAGGTTTCGGCGACCCTGACGGTCCCCTTTATGCAGGTGACGACCAACACCGTACTACCTGCACATGCGTTTGGCCGCCTGGCGGCGACAGCCGGCATCCTGCGGCCATTTGTGCATCGCCATCTGCCCGATGTTGTCTGGGAGCACCCGCGCCCTGCCATAAACACGCCGATCCACGATTTGAACGTCCCGCGGATTCGCCTGGCGAAGCACACGACCGACGAATTACTTCGTCTACTTGGCTGCGATCGATCGGTGCCGCGTGTCGCGACTGCACATGGAGGTTCCTCCCCGGCAACGGCGGCGCTGAACACCTTCATCACCGAACGCCTGCCACGCTACGCTTCCGATCGCCACCGCGCCGAAACCAGCCGGCTGAGCGCCTACCTCCATTTCGGCCAGATAGCTCCCCACGCGATCGCCCGGGCCGTCATGCAGGCGGATTCGCCTCAGGATGCAAAGCATGCCTTCCTGGAGCAACTGCTTGTACGCCGCGAGTTGGCCCATAACTTCTGCTGGTACAGCGACACCTACGATCGCTTCGATGGTTGTCCCGAGTGGGGGAAAGCGTCACTCCTTGCCCACGCGGAGGATCCGCGGCCGGTAGTCTATACACGCGAACAGCTCGAAAGCGCCGATACGCACGATGAGTTCTGGAACACAGTCCAGCGGCAAATGGTCGAAACCGGCTTCATGCACGGGTATACGCGCATGGTCTGGGCGAAGAAGATCCTGGAGTGGAGCGAAACGCCCGAAGATGCCCACGCCACGGCTGTGTACTTGAACGACAGGTACCAGTTGGACGGACGTGACCCCAATGGATATACCGGAATCGCCTGGTCAATCGGTGGTCGTCACGACCGTCCGTGGCCCCAGCGCCCGATATTTGGGGCCATCCGGTATATGAGCACGGAATCGGCTCGGAGGAAGTTGGGCTTTTCAACCGCTTTCTGA
- a CDS encoding iron-containing alcohol dehydrogenase — translation MDFTFHIPTKINFGPGTLETLASEKLPGKRALLVVSAGPTMRKQGYLDRTIELLKRNNVSCVVFDKILPNPINKHVMEGAAMARAEGCDFVIGLGGGSSIDAAKSIAVMAVNPGDYWDYIGGGTGKGLPVPNGALPIVAITTTAGTGTEADPWTVITHEERNEKIGYGLIPETFPTLSIVDPKLMLSVPPHLTAYQGFDAFFHAAEGVLANIATPLGDALALQSISLIAKWLPTAVNDGANLEARTQIALANTLSGMVESVSSCTSEHSMEHALSAYHPELPHGAGLIMLSRAYFTYFAGKTPERVSRMATAMGVDTHGLDDAQAATAFVNAMVALQTACGVGGLKMSDYGIARDDAPKLAANAFANMGGLFTLDPYTLTMEDATQIIADAWR, via the coding sequence ATGGACTTCACATTTCATATCCCGACCAAGATCAACTTCGGACCTGGCACGCTCGAAACGCTGGCGAGCGAGAAGCTGCCGGGCAAGAGGGCGCTGCTGGTAGTCTCGGCAGGGCCAACGATGCGCAAACAGGGCTATCTCGACCGCACGATTGAACTGCTCAAGCGGAACAACGTAAGTTGCGTGGTCTTTGACAAGATACTGCCCAATCCGATCAACAAACACGTGATGGAAGGCGCCGCCATGGCAAGAGCGGAAGGCTGCGACTTCGTCATCGGTCTCGGGGGCGGCAGTTCCATCGATGCCGCGAAGTCGATCGCCGTCATGGCCGTGAATCCCGGCGATTATTGGGACTACATTGGCGGGGGCACCGGTAAGGGCCTGCCCGTGCCGAACGGTGCGCTGCCGATCGTCGCCATCACCACCACCGCCGGAACGGGCACCGAGGCAGATCCCTGGACAGTTATCACCCACGAAGAGCGCAACGAAAAGATCGGCTATGGCCTCATCCCCGAGACGTTCCCAACGCTCTCCATCGTTGACCCCAAATTGATGCTCAGCGTCCCTCCACACCTCACGGCATACCAGGGTTTCGACGCATTTTTCCACGCTGCGGAAGGGGTTCTCGCCAACATCGCCACCCCGCTCGGGGACGCCCTCGCGCTACAAAGCATCAGCCTGATCGCCAAATGGCTTCCTACAGCCGTCAACGACGGGGCAAACCTGGAAGCGCGCACGCAAATCGCCCTGGCCAACACGTTGTCCGGGATGGTCGAGAGCGTTTCGTCGTGCACGTCGGAGCACTCGATGGAACACGCCTTGAGCGCCTACCATCCGGAACTACCGCATGGCGCCGGCCTGATCATGTTATCGCGGGCGTATTTCACGTACTTCGCCGGCAAGACCCCGGAGCGCGTTTCCCGCATGGCTACGGCTATGGGCGTTGACACTCACGGTCTGGATGACGCACAGGCCGCTACGGCGTTTGTGAACGCCATGGTCGCGCTTCAGACCGCCTGCGGGGTGGGCGGTCTCAAGATGTCCGATTACGGCATCGCTAGAGATGACGCACCCAAGCTGGCGGCCAATGCCTTCGCCAACATGGGCGGCCTGTTCACGCTTGATCCATACACGCTGACGATGGAGGACGCGACGCAGATTATCGCGGACGCATGGCGATAG